In Silene latifolia isolate original U9 population chromosome X, ASM4854445v1, whole genome shotgun sequence, the following proteins share a genomic window:
- the LOC141623378 gene encoding putative ribosomal large subunit pseudouridine synthase SVR1, chloroplastic yields MASLTATTTTIATTLTKLSFLSLHRTSFRALSPRFRSSLTTLDHHNHRDSPSFSPNHPVTWTPLSRRSDDKLSPHALPPTRSRQTRADKDAPWNAVAVEKKKKAATTTTTTEEPRYSKAARRFYNERFREPPQRLAKVLAAAGVASRRSSEELIFQRKVTVNGTVCDKPQTRVDPGKDVIYVNGNRLPKRLPPKVYLALNKPKGYICSAGLKESKSVLCLFDDFLKSWDKKFPGELKPRLFTVGRLDVATTGLIIVTNDGDFAQRVSHPSSNLTKEYIATVVGDVHKRHLVALGQGTTIDGVHCTPEYVELLPRQPDKPRDRLRIVVSEGRNHEVRELVKNAGLEIHTLKRTRIGGFRLSTDLRLGKYVELKENDLKALGGEK; encoded by the exons ATGGCATCCCTCACCGCAACCACCACTACAATCGCAACCACTCTTACTAAACTCTCTTTCCTCTCTCTCCACCGCACCTCCTTCCGCGCTCTCTCCCCTCGCTTTCGCTCTTCCCTCACCACTCTCGACCACCACAACCACCGTGATTCACCCTCCTTCTCCCCCAACCACCCTGTCACATGGACCCCACTCTCCCGCCGCTCCGACGACAAACTCTCCCCCCACGCGTTGCCGCCGACGCGTTCACGACAAACACGTGCCGATAAGGATGCGCCTTGGAATGCTGTGGCTGttgagaagaagaagaaagcgGCAACAACGACTACGACGACGGAAGAGCCAAGGTACTCTAAAGCCGCTCGTAGGTTTTATAACGAGCGCTTTCGCGAGCCTCCTCAGCGCCTCGCTAAGGTTCTCGCCGCTGCTGGCG TGGCATCACGGAGAAGCAGTGAGGAGCTCATATTTCAAAGAAAGGTGACTGTCAATGGTACTGTCTGTGATAAACCTCAG ACAAGAGTTGATCCAGGTAAAGATGTTATCTATGTCAATGGAAACCGCTTACCTAAAAGATTGCCACCGAAGGTCTATCTTGCTCTGAACAAGCCAAAAGG GTACATATGCTCAGCTGGTCTGAAAGAGTCGAAGTCTGTTCTGTGTTTATTTGATGACTTTTTAAAAAGTTGG GACAAAAAGTTTCCTGGAGAGCTAAAACCACGACTATTTACTGTGGGCCGCCTGGATGTTGCAACAACGGGGTTAATTATTGTCACCAATGATG GTGACTTTGCCCAAAGAGTATCACACCCTTCTTCTAATCTAACAAAGGA ATATATTGCCACAGTTGTTGGTGATGTCCATAAACGTCACTTAGTGGCCCTTGGCCAGGGAACAACAATTGATGGTGTGCACTGTACTCCTGAATATGTGGAACTACTTCCTCGGCAGCCAGATAAACCCAGAGACCGTCTTCGTATTGTG GTTAGTGAAGGAAGAAACCATGAGGTTCGCGAGCTGGTGAAAAACGCTGGGCTTGAG ATTCATACCCTAAAAAGAACACGCATTGGTGGGTTCAGGCTTTCCACTGACCTCAG